The Pseudomonas sp. SCA2728.1_7 DNA segment CCGAGTGGATCGCCTACGGCGCCAGCCCTCGCGGTTCCATCGCCCTCGACCGCTGTGCCCGCGCCCACGCCTGGCTGGCCGGTCGTGACTTCGTCAGCCCGGAAGACATTCAGGCGGTGCTGTTCGATGTGTTGCGTCACCGCATCATTCTGTCGTTTGAAGCCGAAGCCGCCGGCATCGATCAGGATCGGGTGGTACAGCGGATTCTCGACGTCGTAGCCGTCGCTTGACCCCCATGAACGCCCCCCTGCCGTCCGAACCGGGTATCCGCGTCAGCCTCGCCGAGCTGATCGAGATGCGTCACCGCGTGCGCGAAGTGCAGCTGTTTTCCACGCCGAGTCAGCGCAGCCCGCTGATCGGCCTGCACCATTCGAAATTCCGTGGTCGCGGCGTCGACTTCGATCAGGTGCGGGTCTATCAGGCCGGCGACGACGTGCGCACCATCGACTGGCGCGTGACCGCACGCACCCAAGAGCCGCACACCAAGCTGTTCCATGAAGAGCGCGAACGGCCGATTTTCATAATGGTCGAGCAAAGCACGCGGCTGTTTTTCGGCTCCGGGCTGATGTTCAAATCGGTGCTCGCGGCGCAAGTCGCGGCGTTGATCGGTTGGGCCGCGCTCGGCCATAACGACCGGGTTGGCGGGCTGGTGTTTGGCGACAATGAGCACTATGAAATCAAACCGCGGCGTAGCAAACAGAGCCTGCTGCAATTGCTCAACCGTCTGGTCAAGGTCAATCAATCGCTGCACAGCGAGCGTGAACCGGATCGCGATGCCTTTGGCGTGGCCCTGCGCCGCGCCCGCGAAGTGTTGCGCCCCGGCAGTCTGGCCATCGTGATCTGCGACGAACGTGCACTGTCCGACAGCGCCGAACAACAGCTCAGCCTTTTATCGCGTCATTGCGACCTGTTGATGTTGCCGATTTCCGATCCGCTGGATCACGCCCTGCCCGCTGCCGGCCTGCTCAGATTCGCCGAACGCGGCGCGCAACTCGAACTCGACACGCTGAACTTCGATCTGCGCCAGACCTATCGCGCCCAGGCCGAAGCACGCATCGCGCGCTGGGAATTGCTCGCGCAAAAGCTGCGAGTTTTGCTGATGCCGCTGAGCACGCAGAGTGAAATGGTCGAGCAGATGCGCGAATTCCTCAATCCGCAGCGTCCGGGGAAAGGTCGATGAACGGCCTCGAACAACTGCAACCACTGATCTCACCGCCACCGATCGCCTTCTGGCCGCCGGCACCGGGCTGGTGGTTGCTGCTGTTGTTATTGCCGCTGCTCGGTTTTGCCGCGTGGAAGCTGCGCCGCTTCATTCCCATCAAGAAACGTCCGATCGTGCGTGCCGAACAGCCACTCGACCCGGTGCGCATCGCCGCCCTCGCTGAACTCGCGCAAATGCCCAAACCCTACGACGGCGCCCCGGCCGGTGCCTGGCTGCAGCAACTCAACGGCCTGCTCAAACGCCTGTGCCGCAACCACTATCCCTACAGCCAGAGCCACACCCTCAACGGGCGTAAATGGCTGGCCTTTCTCGATAATCGTTGCCCGGCGGCGGGCCTGACGCGCTGGATGGTGCTGGTCGAAGGCGCGTACAAACCAGAATGCAAACTCGACGACAAAGCCATCGCCGGCCTGACCCAAGCCGTCGACACGTGGATTCGCAAACATGTTTGAGTTCGCCTGGCCGTGGATCTTCGTGCTGGTGCCGCTGCCGTGGCTGATGCGTCTGGTCTTGCCGGTGGCCGACAGCGGCGAGCCAGCCCTGAAAGTCAGCTTCCTCGCCGATCTGGAAGGCCTCGCCCGCCGTCGCGCTCGCGCCAACCTGCCCGCGTGGCGTCAACAGGCGCCGTTCATGCTGCTGTGGCTGTTGCTGCTGACCGCCGCCGCCCGTCCGCAATGGCTCGGCGAACCACTGCCGATCGCTGCCAGTGGGCGAGACCTATTGGTGGCGGTGGATGTGTCCGGCTCGATGGATTTCCCCGACATGCAGTGGCAGGACGAAGAAGTCAGTCGCCTGACGCTGGTGCAGCATCTGCTCGGAGATTTCCTCGAAAGCCGCGATGGCGACCGTGTCGGCTTGATCCTGTTTGGCAGTCAGGCTTATCTGCAAGCGCCGCTGACGTTTGATCGCCACACCGTGCGCGTCTGGCTCGACGAAGCGCGCATCGGCATTGCCGGCAAGAACACTGCGATCGGCGACGCCATCGGTCTGGCGCTGAAACGCCTGCGCATGCGCCCGGCGCAAAGCCGCGTGCTGATTCTGGTGACTGACGGCGCCAACAACGGCGGCGAAATCGATCCGCTGACGGCGGCAAAACTGGCCGCCAGCGAAGGCGTGAAGATCTACCCGATCGGCATCGGCGCCAATCCTGAGGACAGCGGTTCCACCGGCCTGCTCGGCGTCAATCCGAGCCTGGACCTCGACGAACCTGCGCTCAAAGCCATCGCCGAAGTCACCGGTGGCCAGTATTTCCGTGCCCACGACGGCAAAGAGCTGCAAGCGATCAAAGACACCCTCGACCAACTCGAACCGGTGACCCAGCAACCGACCCAGGCGCGCCCGGCGCAAGCCTTGTATCACTGGCCTCTGGCGCTGGCGTTGTGGTTGAGCCTATTGCTGGTCGCCCGTGAATTGTGGCCGGACAACCCGTTGCAACGCCTGTTCACCAAGGAGCTGTATCTGCAAAGTCCGCTGCCTGACTGGCGCGAACGCCTCAAGCGCCTGCGTCTGCGGAGGCGCCGATGATCGCGCTCTGGCCGCACTGGTTCCGTCCGTGGTGGTTGCTGTTGCTACCGCTGCTGGGCTGGCTGATCTGGCAACTCTGGCACCGGCAGAAACGCGCCGGGCGCTGGCAAATGATTTTGCCGCCGGCGTTTCATGCCACCCTGCTCAGTGGCGGCAATGGTCGCGACAGCAAACTGCCGTGGATTGCCCTCGGCGTGGCATGGCTGCTGACGGTTCTGGCGCTGCTCGGGCCGAGCTGGGAGCGCGTTGAACAGACCAGCCAGAAACCCGCCGACCCGTTGGTGGTGGTACTGGAGCTGACCCCGGAAATGCTCGCCACCGACTCGCCGCCGACACGACTGGAACAGGCGCGGCGCAAGCTGTTCGACCTGTTGCAGGCACGCAGCGATGCGCAGACTGCGATCGTCGTCTACGCCGGTAGCGCGCACACGCTGGTGCCGCTGTCGGATGACCTCGCGACCAGTCGCAATTTGCTCGACGCGCTCAAACCGTCGCTGATGCCGGAAAGCGGCCATCGTGCCGACCTGGCCGTGAGTAAAGCGCTGGCCCTGCTGAAACAGGGTGCGCTCGGCCAAGGTCGGATTCTGCTGATCGGCTCATCGCTCGATGAAGAAGAACGCCAAGGCATTCGTCGTGCCCTCAACGGTGAGTCGGCACAATTGTTGATGCTCGGCGTCGGCACCGCCGAAGGTGCGCCGATTGCTCAGGAGGACGGCAGTTTCCTCAAGGACGAGCAAGGCGCAATTCGCGTGCCGCAACTCGACAGTCCGGGCCTGAGCGCGTTCCTCAACAGCGTCGGTGGCGAATACCACCCTGCTCGCCTCGACGAAGCGGATCTTGGCGCGCTCGGTCTGCTCAACGGCCCGCGCAGTCTGCGCGACGATGGCCAGACCGTGCGCCTCGATACCTGGGCCGATCAAGGTTACTGGCTGCTGTTGCCGCTGTTGCTGCTCGCGGCGTGCGCCGGGCGGCGCGGCTGGTTGTTCTGCCTGCCGTTGCTGTTTTGCTTGCCACAGCCGAGCTACGCTTTTGACTTTGAGGATTTGTGGCTGCGCCCCGATCAACAGGGCCTGCATTTGCTCAAACAGAAGCGCCCGGCCGAAGCCGCGCAGCATTTTGACGATCACCAATGGCAAGGGGTGGCGTTGTACGAGGCCGGCGACTACAGTGGCGCCGCTCAGCGTTTCGCCGAAGGCAGCGATGCCCGCGCCCACTACAATCGTGGCAACGCTTTGGCGAAAAGCGGTGAGCTGGAAGCGGCAATCGACGCCTATGAACAGGCCCTGGAACTGCAGCCGGATTTGCGTCCGGCGCAGACCAACAAGGCCCTGGTAGAAAACCTGCTCAAGCAGAAAAACACACCGCCGCCCGCCGAGCCGGACACCCAGCCCAGCGGACAGCAAAGTCTGCCGGGCGACGAACCAGCGCCCGCGACCACGCCGCCGCCGGCGGTAAAAAGTGAAACCCAGAGCGAAGCGCAACCGAGCGAATCGGCCAGCGAACCGCCACCGACTACACCGCCGCAGCCAGGCCCCAACGAAGTGCCGGGCAGCGCCGAGGAAGAACAAACGGACACCGTGCCGACGCAGCGCCCGAGTGAAGACAACCTCCAAGGCGAGCAGCGTCAGGCACTGGAACAATGGCTGGGCAAGATCCCGGATGATCCGGGCGAACTGCTGCGACGCAAATTCTGGTACGAACAGCAACAACATCAGGATCAGGAAAACACTCAATGACCCGCTTCACCGCTCTCTTGCTGCCCCTGCTGCTCTGCACGGCCACCGCCCAGGCGGCCGAGCTGACGGCCAGTGTGGATCGCAGTCGCCTGAACTCCGGCGAGACGGTCGAGCTCACCCTCGAAACCAGCGACGTCACCCAGTTTGGCAAACCCGATCTGACCGCGCTGGAAGCGTTGTTCGAAGTGCGCGGCACGCGCCAGGTCAACCAGCTCAATACCCTCAACGGTGACAACCGCGCGACCACGCGCTGGATCATCACCCTGCTGCCGAAAGAGAACGGCAGCGTGGTGATTCCGCCGCTGCAACTGGGCGATGCGCAGAGCCAGCCGATCACCGTGCAAGTGGTCGAAAGCGACACCCGCGAGAACAAGAACAGCCTTGATCCGGTGTTCATCGAAGCCAGCCTCGATCAGTCCAGCGTCTATGTGCAGGCGCAGGCGATCCTGACTTTGCGCATCTACCATTCGGTGTCGCTGTACGACGACAGCAGCCTGACGCCGCTGCAAATCGTCGATGCACGCATCGAGCAACTCGGCGACACGCGCACCTACGAAAAAGACCTCAACGGTGTGCGCCATGGCGTGATCGAAATGCGCTATGCGATCTACCCGCAACACAGCGGTTTGCTGACCATTGCGCCGCAGACCTTCAGCGCCACACTGGTCGACACGCAGCCATCTCAGGACGCAAATGCACAGGGGCCGAAACCGGGCAAACTGATGCGCGTCAGTTCCGCCGAAATCCCCCTGACCGTCAAACCCAAGCCACTGACCTATCCGGTCGACGCGCCATGGCTACCCGCGCGCAGCCTGAGCCTCAGCGAAAGCTGGAACCCGGAACCGGAACACACTCAGGTTGGCGATTCCCTGACCCGCAGCCTGACGTTGAAAGTCGAAGGTCTGGCTGCCTCGCAACTGCCGGCGCTGCCCGCCACCGACGTCAACGGCCTGCGCCGCTACCCCGATCAACCAGTGCTGAGCAACCAGAGCACCGACCGCGGCATTGTCGGCAGCCGTGAAGAACGCGAAGCGCTGGTGCCAAGCCGTAGCGGCGCCATCGAATTGTCGACGGTGGACGTGGTTTGGTGGAACACCTTCGAAGACCATCTGGAACACAGCAGCCTGCCCGCGCGCACCCTGCAAGTGGCCAACAACCCGAGCCTGCAAGTCGACACCCCGGCCGGCACTCTGCAGGTGAGCGCCGTCGATAACGATGTGTTGTGGTGGTGGAAACTCAGCACCCTGATCCTCGCCTGCACCACCCTGCTCGGCTTCGGCCTGTGGTGGCGCGCACGCTGGCAACCGGCAGTGCACCGCGCCGCCCAAACTGGCCCGAGCCCACGCACGTTGATGGATGACATCAAGCGTGCGAGCCAGGCGAATGATCCGCAGGCGACGCGGCAGGCGCTGGATGCGTGGGCGCGGCAGCAACCTGAGACATTGGCGGATATGGCGGCGCGGTTTGTGCCGTTGTCGGATGCGCTGGATGGGTTGAATGGTGCGCTGTACAGCGAGACGGGGCAGCATTGGCAGGGTGAGGATCTGTGGCGGGCGATCCGCACGATTCCAGCGGCGGAACGGGTACAGGATCCGGTGGGTGATAGTGGGTTGCCGCCGCTTTATCCGAAGTGAACGCACGATCCCTCAACGAACACTGAGGGATGTATTGGCAGGAAGGGCTTGTAACGAGCTTGACGTTCGCCTGCCGAAGGGTAGGAAGAAACTCCCCCCCTCGGGCTGGATAGACAGGCATCACTCTGGGCCTGTCTTGCTGCGCCGCTCAGACAAACGACAGGTGGCCAGAGCCACCCGTTCGTTACCCGGAACGCGGAAATGCGGCGTCCCCGATCAATACTTGAATTTCGTTTTCACTTGTTCGCCTTCGCGATAAGAGAGAACAAACGCCTTCCAGGGTTCACCGCGTTTGACTGCGTTTGCCTGCAATTGATCGACCAGACGAAGAATTATCGCCCCGTTTATATCGGTTTCCGCGTTCCAGTCCTCAATTCCGTCTTTCTCGACGGCTAATTCCGTTTCTATATAGCCCTCACCCAGCTCAACACCGTATCGGAACGCGTCATAGCCATGGACGATGCCTGCTTCGACCAATTGGAAAATCTCTTCGAAAATTTTTATATCTTCAGTGATCACTAAATAACCTCCGGAATTTGATGGTGTAAAACGGGGAGGGATTTACCCCGCCCGAGATCCAGCCAGCGGCCTCTTAATCCGAGACTTTTTCGTAATCAAAACCTTTGGGGATTTCCGGCCAAAAAGGTTTTTTTACCAACGCATCGAGATCGTCATAAATATCGCGAAAAAAATTAGCCAGATCCATGAAGTCCACACGTGAATTCATCAGCGCAACTTTCAACATGACATCGTCTGCATTGTCCTTGGCGGATGCCGCTCTGGACATATTATAGAAAGCGTTTCCCATCCTTTCAGAAAGCTCAGCCTCCCAGTCCAGCTTGTAATCGGCCTCCAAACTATTGCCATCAAAGCTACCCGTCTTTTCTTTCACCAATTGGATGATCAGGTTTTTCACCGACTCGAAATCGTTCATCTCAACGTTCTCTTTTTTCGCACTTCACCTGATAAAACGTAACCACCGGGCCGTAATTCTCATCGGAGTTCGACACCTCGACACTGAATAACTTGTCCGGGAATTTTTCCTTCAGCACCATGCGCCAGGCAAACCCGATGACCTC contains these protein-coding regions:
- a CDS encoding DUF4381 domain-containing protein — its product is MNGLEQLQPLISPPPIAFWPPAPGWWLLLLLLPLLGFAAWKLRRFIPIKKRPIVRAEQPLDPVRIAALAELAQMPKPYDGAPAGAWLQQLNGLLKRLCRNHYPYSQSHTLNGRKWLAFLDNRCPAAGLTRWMVLVEGAYKPECKLDDKAIAGLTQAVDTWIRKHV
- a CDS encoding VWA domain-containing protein, which produces MFEFAWPWIFVLVPLPWLMRLVLPVADSGEPALKVSFLADLEGLARRRARANLPAWRQQAPFMLLWLLLLTAAARPQWLGEPLPIAASGRDLLVAVDVSGSMDFPDMQWQDEEVSRLTLVQHLLGDFLESRDGDRVGLILFGSQAYLQAPLTFDRHTVRVWLDEARIGIAGKNTAIGDAIGLALKRLRMRPAQSRVLILVTDGANNGGEIDPLTAAKLAASEGVKIYPIGIGANPEDSGSTGLLGVNPSLDLDEPALKAIAEVTGGQYFRAHDGKELQAIKDTLDQLEPVTQQPTQARPAQALYHWPLALALWLSLLLVARELWPDNPLQRLFTKELYLQSPLPDWRERLKRLRLRRRR
- a CDS encoding tetratricopeptide repeat protein translates to MIALWPHWFRPWWLLLLPLLGWLIWQLWHRQKRAGRWQMILPPAFHATLLSGGNGRDSKLPWIALGVAWLLTVLALLGPSWERVEQTSQKPADPLVVVLELTPEMLATDSPPTRLEQARRKLFDLLQARSDAQTAIVVYAGSAHTLVPLSDDLATSRNLLDALKPSLMPESGHRADLAVSKALALLKQGALGQGRILLIGSSLDEEERQGIRRALNGESAQLLMLGVGTAEGAPIAQEDGSFLKDEQGAIRVPQLDSPGLSAFLNSVGGEYHPARLDEADLGALGLLNGPRSLRDDGQTVRLDTWADQGYWLLLPLLLLAACAGRRGWLFCLPLLFCLPQPSYAFDFEDLWLRPDQQGLHLLKQKRPAEAAQHFDDHQWQGVALYEAGDYSGAAQRFAEGSDARAHYNRGNALAKSGELEAAIDAYEQALELQPDLRPAQTNKALVENLLKQKNTPPPAEPDTQPSGQQSLPGDEPAPATTPPPAVKSETQSEAQPSESASEPPPTTPPQPGPNEVPGSAEEEQTDTVPTQRPSEDNLQGEQRQALEQWLGKIPDDPGELLRRKFWYEQQQHQDQENTQ
- a CDS encoding BatD family protein, which gives rise to MTRFTALLLPLLLCTATAQAAELTASVDRSRLNSGETVELTLETSDVTQFGKPDLTALEALFEVRGTRQVNQLNTLNGDNRATTRWIITLLPKENGSVVIPPLQLGDAQSQPITVQVVESDTRENKNSLDPVFIEASLDQSSVYVQAQAILTLRIYHSVSLYDDSSLTPLQIVDARIEQLGDTRTYEKDLNGVRHGVIEMRYAIYPQHSGLLTIAPQTFSATLVDTQPSQDANAQGPKPGKLMRVSSAEIPLTVKPKPLTYPVDAPWLPARSLSLSESWNPEPEHTQVGDSLTRSLTLKVEGLAASQLPALPATDVNGLRRYPDQPVLSNQSTDRGIVGSREEREALVPSRSGAIELSTVDVVWWNTFEDHLEHSSLPARTLQVANNPSLQVDTPAGTLQVSAVDNDVLWWWKLSTLILACTTLLGFGLWWRARWQPAVHRAAQTGPSPRTLMDDIKRASQANDPQATRQALDAWARQQPETLADMAARFVPLSDALDGLNGALYSETGQHWQGEDLWRAIRTIPAAERVQDPVGDSGLPPLYPK
- a CDS encoding DUF58 domain-containing protein; translated protein: MNAPLPSEPGIRVSLAELIEMRHRVREVQLFSTPSQRSPLIGLHHSKFRGRGVDFDQVRVYQAGDDVRTIDWRVTARTQEPHTKLFHEERERPIFIMVEQSTRLFFGSGLMFKSVLAAQVAALIGWAALGHNDRVGGLVFGDNEHYEIKPRRSKQSLLQLLNRLVKVNQSLHSEREPDRDAFGVALRRAREVLRPGSLAIVICDERALSDSAEQQLSLLSRHCDLLMLPISDPLDHALPAAGLLRFAERGAQLELDTLNFDLRQTYRAQAEARIARWELLAQKLRVLLMPLSTQSEMVEQMREFLNPQRPGKGR